From the Pocillopora verrucosa isolate sample1 chromosome 11, ASM3666991v2, whole genome shotgun sequence genome, the window CATTAGAATACAGAAACTTTCATATTTATCTCCCATAATTAAATCATGGTTTTTAGTAACCTGAGTAATTTATTCAAATCTTAAAGACACAACTGTTCTTTTATTTCACAGTCAGCACAAAGTGGTGAAGCTAATTCCTATTTTTCAGGCAAGTAttgtcatattttgtttactGCCAATTAATGTGTTCTAGCACAGCACTGTAGTGTCGCAAGGACCTAGACTCTATCACAAAAAATTCAGAGTACTTTTACAAGTGTTCAAACACTTTAAGTCAACAATCTGGTATTACCagtatttcatctttttttctgtgatatttGATCCAACTTAATTCAACCCTTTGActtctaagagtgactggcatctaatttctcctcacaaaatcaGCCTTAAATCAAGTAtgaaggtgatgagaataatggaaatgatcaccaatttaagaagctcctgattatcacacaaattctccttgtcattattGAGGAAACGTAgtgagaacagtgtggagaatattgatactaaaaaaaaacgTTAGGATGGAAAGGGTTAATCAAATGTATACCAATTGTGTTTCAGTACTCCAATGTGTATATTCCAACACCAGAAATAAATCAGCTAACTCATGATAAGAGATTACAAGAGGAATGTCTCGACTACGTTGGAAAAAAGGGTAAGAATGGtatgttattttattgaaatcatCACCCATGGAAAGTTTAACAGGAAGAGCAGCCAAGAGATTCTACTTATAAGACAATCAGGGGCCCATAGGCCCAGAGACTAAACTGCATCTCGCTGAGCACAAAATGACCAGGACTATTGCtactctcccctccccccccccccccatcctcagatgggatgccagtccatcacagACTACCCCTCCCTTCCTTACTTccttaaagtattttttttaggttcaTCCCAACAGTTCCTTTTGTGGTATCTCTTTGCTTTACTCTAGTGCACCATCCTTTAGGTACAAGGGATAAGGGGATCTAATTAATGACAAACAATATTACAATAATATTTATAGGTCGAACTCTGCCTTCATTCCGTGATGTCTTTATGCTGTATTGCGGGCTCAGTCCAGGGGCAACCGTGAGAGATCTGTGCACAAGATATAATCCTGGTAATCTGCGCGTTGATGAGAGGTAATGACTAATTTTTCAACTTAGGTTGTCCTAAAGACTCTGTGACAGTCACTGAAAATAGTCTTTTTTAGGACTACTGTCATTCGCACGATTGCGCTAGACAATCAAAttaaacttctgaaaaattGTTAACCAAATGCAATTTTGTCCTGTAGGCGATTGATACAATTCGGTATGGTGACTGGAATCATTCGCCGTCTCCACAAATACCCAGTACAACTGACAACACCCAAGACTGCCTCATTACCAAAAAGCCATCACAGGATGAGAGGCAGACATCGAGATTCAGATGCTAACAGATTGAAACTTACAGCCAAGTGAGTTATAATAACAGTGCACGTCAACAGATCTGCGCTAATGATTAAATAAACAACGGCGAAATGCAAATCAGGGAAAACAGGACAAGTTAAGTTGGCGATCAAAAGactgaaaaagttttattttggtCAAATACCAAGAGCAAACTCTGCATAGCTCATTTCGCAGCATGATTTCCAATGAGTAAAAAAAGAAGAGTTTTGATGACTAAGGAAACCTTCGCCGTCATGTACATAACTCAGTTAGCGCCAACTTTTATCATTTGACAGATGGTTGGATGGAAATCACAGTTACGATGAAATATGCTGTAAAACAGGTACTgagaagtttttgtttgtttgtttgtgtttaattttttgtttgtttttgtacatttgtttattttgtctgttttttgttatctttttgcATCCATATCTTAGTAAACATGATTGCTGGGTTCTTGATAAGGAGAAAGACAGGAATGCCTTCTTATTAGATGTTTAAGATTGGGTTCATGCGTAGTGTAATTCGCATAACAAGTGATGGATGCATGCAGAAAGATTGGAGAGCGCGACAGTAGCGTAGGAGTCGCTTGAGACGTAGCCCAGAGTTACTCTAACTTCTTGAGCGCTCTGCAAATTTTTAACTGCATCCATACCTCGATATACGCACGATAAGTAggaattgaatttcaaatatccCATCTTCTACAACTGACGAGTTCTTGATTTCAGGCTTGACATATCAAGAAGTAGACGATATCGTCGAACTGGATCCTCATATCGTTGTTATCTGGAAATAATACACGAAATACCGAGACAACTGGATCTATTCGGAATTATTTCAATCACCGAAGATTTTTCACACACAATAGCAGGGTCTGcaatgtaaatatttgaatttgagaaatttttttttacaatcgaTGATGTTTATATAAAGTGTAATAAAGAATTTGATGAATTCAACATATATTTGTTGTTTATgctctattttttgttttatcttgacTTATCCGGGTGACTTTTTTCAAGATTTCCGCTGCGTTACTCGTCACGGTTCTCTCCCataattgaaaaagaatttcCCTGACTTGAGAGAAGAATCAACAGAAtagaaagcttgaaaaaaaaaactgaccaatcTTGAAGTGTTGCGGCTGTTTTTTTAGGGAAATTGTTTGCGCAATAAGAATTCGACTACCATCCCACCTTAAGGCAGACTTTGACCCTCCCATTTAACTTGCCGAACGTTCAAATTTTCCGCTCGTATGATGATCGAAAATTATAAAAGACCCAAACGCAATTTGAAGTTGTCATTTTGAGGTTGAAAATCTGAATTGGACCCGCGTTTCTTGATACGCGTAAATGTGAAAAGGCAGAGTTaagcaaaaatgtttttttctttacatgtaTAATGCAGTAATttgacagaaaagaaataactttcttttttctttctaagaCTGTGAATGACCGGCAGAGGAAAAATAAGTTTCTGAGGACTTACTGAACAGCAACCGAAATGATTGTCTCGTCGATCACGGAGAGTTATACACAGTTGCTGTCGGGAGAAGAGCGTTAAAGTGCACGCCACAACCCCGGAAGTTGTAAATAGATTTCAGGTCTCCCTTTTCAAAGAAATCTAAGAAAACGTCACTGTAAAAAAGAGGCACAGCGGGTTTGAtgaattgtctttttttttctgttttttttttttttgttttgttttgttttttttttcacaagacaGACTTTTTACTCTAAACTTGATGAAAAACGTAGGAAAAGGACGAACTGACCCTACTTAACGACGAAAACGATGTAAACTTAATGAGAGCGAATTCGAAGCGAACCTAACATTCTATTGTTCTGTTCCTCTCGTATTCACGTGTATGTCGGTATTTACCCCTCTTAGAAGTCCCTTCGTCCATATTTCCTTGTTTTACCCAGATTACCATTCGAGATTATTCCGTGTACCTAGGGCGAcctcaatgtttttttaattccgCTGGGATGGTGCCTGTGTCACTTTTTATGATAAAAGGATAGTAGCGTTTCTCGGAATCGAGGATGTAGGCTACTAATGACCCGGAAACGACCATTACAAGGGGTTTCCCTcatgatttcaaaatatttcactcaAATGGGGGCGAAACCCTTGAAATAGTATCTGGTGGGCAAATTAAGCGTTGGCGAGTGCTtctcctccccttccccccttccccccccccccccctccccattcTCCCCAGACCAGAAACATTACCACCGGAAACTCGACAGTATCATGTATGCTGTCCATTTGGCTTTGAAGCAACATTTTATGAAAGGTGATGTAAATAGTTCCCAGTCTTTGGCGGTTATCATGAGACGTGCCGGAAGCAAATTCTTTGGCAGAGGCATAGTAGCTGTGCTCACTTATTGTAAGGTCAAAACAAATTCTGACTCTCCCAATCAAGGCAGAATAATCTGGTGCACCCCGATTAGCTCCAAAAGTTTGTAAAGATTCATTGAAGAAAACTAGGCTCATGTCCCGTGTTTCTGTTGAGCAATCTTTCTCCTACCAGTCACGTTTTGAGGTGGCGAGACAGGAAGATTTTTTGGCAATATTTGAGAATGCTGCTCTAGACTTGCAAATATTAATTTCCGCTATCAGTAAGGATTTACATCGAAGGTTCGAGAGTGTGGTTTTCATGAGTTGGTTATTGCAATGCAACCGTTTCCCTTACAACGAACAGATCACAAACGAATGGTTTCCATATCATATTCTTGGCGAATCAGGACAAAATGTGATAAATACTTTAAACGTGAGCCTgaatgaagaagaaaggaaagattGGCAAAGATGGCAAAACATCGTGGAGGAAAGAGCTGGACTTCCAAACTTTGACGGTACACCGTTTTTTCATGGTACTAACCACGAATCTGCGCTCAGCATCTTGCAGGAGGGAATCGATATCACTCACGGCGGACAACGACTCGACTTCAGTGATGGGGAAGGATTTTATATCACGAACGATTTCTCTGAAAGTATTCAATATGCTGAATTTGCTAGATCTCGCGGTTCTGCGAACCACGCTAATTTGGGAGCAGCAGTTCTAATCTACAATGTTAATGAAGAGGAATTAAACCAAAATTTCCGTGGACTTAAACtaaataatgatatttatttGTGGAGAAAAGTGGTAAAAGAATATCGccagaaaggaaaaggaagaattGATCGTGACTTCCGCGAAGAGTTGGAAGTTTACAGCTTTATTGAAGGACCTTTGTCTAGAGGATTTACAGGAAGCGAGTTTCAACAAGATTCATCTAACAAACGCCAGCTTTGCATTAGAAGCTTTAATTGTGCGCAAGAGTTTTTTGACCGAAAAATTCACTCCGTAATTTTCTTCGAAAAACCGCCACAGTTGGTGAATCCTTAAGAAGTGAGAGTTTTGTTTGGTAACAATCTAAACTTTAGCATAattatttgcttcataaaatCATGTTCTCACGAGTAAATAGAGGTTTATATCCCATGTTACTAACTTTAAAGAGCTCCATGGAGAGGTAATATTTCACTCCGGGTCTGAACTATAGTACATCCATGAGGATCCATGGAGGGATGTATTGGCCAACTCAGGGAATCTTCTACAGTGTTAGGGAGCTGTTATGTTGAACTTAAATGTAATCCAAGTTTACTAGAGTCACATACTTAGCCCGCAGAAGAGGGAAACATAATCGAATTATGGTTAAAAAAGAGCTTAAAACACTCGATTTTCATACATAAACAACAGCATATTTTAATCAGAAATGACATGGAGGGGATCCAGTGTAGATGATTACGATTTTACTTTGTGCAAATGTTGCTGTTCAATGTTGCACGCTTGCCTAAAATTCTGCAAACAGTTGAAATCAAACGGTCGTGTCCGCtaatgtttactttactttgctcACAATTTTATACTTCGCTGTTACTTAGCCACTAAAGTAATTTCAGTACCTTGAAGGAGGAGATCGACTAAATTTAGCTGCAACCCAGCATGATAACAAACATGATAAGCTACAACTGATATCAGTCTCAGCTAGGGAGAGTATGTATTTCTCCGAATATGGTCTTTCACCCACGTTTCCAGCAGAATGTAAAGCTACAAATAAGGGATCTTACACAAAACTTTGTTACGACGAAACCGGCGGTCAACAAGCTGACTTTCCATACATTTTATTCGGCTTGGAGGTTTAGAAAGGTGATTCAGGTATGGAAGAGCAAAACATTGTTCATG encodes:
- the LOC136284293 gene encoding uncharacterized protein yields the protein MSRVSVEQSFSYQSRFEVARQEDFLAIFENAALDLQILISAISKDLHRRFESVVFMSWLLQCNRFPYNEQITNEWFPYHILGESGQNVINTLNVSLNEEERKDWQRWQNIVEERAGLPNFDGTPFFHGTNHESALSILQEGIDITHGGQRLDFSDGEGFYITNDFSESIQYAEFARSRGSANHANLGAAVLIYNVNEEELNQNFRGLKLNNDIYLWRKVVKEYRQKGKGRIDRDFREELEVYSFIEGPLSRGFTGSEFQQDSSNKRQLCIRSFNCAQEFFDRKIHSVIFFEKPPQLVNP